A stretch of the Bordetella genomosp. 8 genome encodes the following:
- a CDS encoding amino acid ABC transporter ATP-binding protein, protein MIEIKNVSKWYGDFQVLTDCTTSVEKGEVVVVCGPSGSGKSTLIKTVNGLEPFQKGEITVDGTSVGSPKTDLPKLRSRVGMVFQHFELFPHLSVTQNLALAQVKVLGRGKDEAIARGLKLLDRVGLSAHKDKFPGQLSGGQQQRVAIARALSMDPIAMLFDEPTSALDPEMVNEVLDVMVDLAREGMTMMVVTHEMGFARKVANRVVFMDVGGLIVEDCGKDEFFGNLEARSPRAQQFLSKILSH, encoded by the coding sequence ATGATAGAAATCAAGAACGTCAGCAAGTGGTACGGCGACTTCCAGGTGCTGACGGATTGCACGACGTCGGTCGAGAAAGGCGAGGTCGTGGTGGTGTGCGGACCTTCCGGTTCCGGCAAGTCCACGCTGATCAAGACAGTCAACGGCCTGGAGCCGTTCCAGAAGGGCGAGATCACGGTCGACGGGACGTCGGTGGGTTCGCCCAAGACCGACCTGCCCAAGCTGCGTTCGCGCGTCGGCATGGTGTTCCAGCACTTCGAACTGTTCCCGCATCTGTCGGTGACGCAGAACCTGGCGCTGGCGCAGGTCAAGGTGCTGGGCCGCGGCAAGGATGAAGCGATCGCGCGTGGCCTGAAGCTGCTGGACCGCGTGGGCCTGAGCGCGCACAAGGACAAGTTCCCCGGCCAGCTGTCGGGCGGCCAGCAGCAGCGCGTGGCCATCGCCCGCGCGCTGTCGATGGATCCCATCGCCATGCTGTTCGACGAACCGACGTCGGCGCTGGATCCCGAGATGGTCAACGAAGTGCTGGACGTCATGGTGGACCTGGCGCGTGAAGGCATGACCATGATGGTGGTGACCCACGAAATGGGTTTCGCCCGCAAGGTCGCCAACCGCGTGGTGTTCATGGACGTCGGCGGACTGATCGTCGAGGATTGCGGCAAGGATGAGTTCTTCGGCAACCTGGAAGCGCGCTCCCCGCGCGCGCAGCAGTTCCTGTCGAAGATCCTGTCGCATTGA
- the purU gene encoding formyltetrahydrofolate deformylase produces MQHNDYILTLSCPDRTGIVYRVSGLLFELGCNILDSQQFGDDETGRFFLRVHFDLPAATAPEDLRERFAPLAREHAMDWQIHDARRKARLLIMVSKQGHCLNDLLFRVRSGHLHAEVAAIVSNHPDYAGLAASYDIPFHHLPVTTDTKAAQEARILELVDTLQVDLVVLARYMQILSADLCRALAGRAINIHHSFLPSFKGARPYHQAHQRGVKIIGATAHYVTPDLDEGPIIEQDIERVDHTMSAQDLTQVGSDVESLVLARAVRSHVEHRILLNGNRTVVFR; encoded by the coding sequence ATGCAGCACAACGACTACATCCTGACGCTATCCTGCCCCGACCGCACCGGCATCGTGTACCGCGTCAGCGGCCTGCTGTTCGAGCTGGGCTGCAACATCCTGGATTCGCAGCAGTTTGGCGATGACGAAACCGGGCGCTTTTTCCTGCGCGTGCACTTCGACCTGCCGGCCGCGACCGCGCCGGAAGACCTGCGGGAACGCTTCGCCCCGCTGGCGCGCGAACACGCGATGGACTGGCAGATCCACGACGCGCGCCGCAAGGCCCGCCTGCTGATCATGGTGAGCAAGCAGGGGCATTGCCTGAACGACCTGCTGTTCCGGGTCCGTAGCGGCCACCTGCACGCCGAGGTGGCGGCCATCGTGTCCAATCATCCCGACTACGCGGGCCTGGCGGCGTCCTACGACATTCCCTTCCATCATCTACCGGTGACGACGGACACCAAGGCCGCGCAGGAAGCGCGGATCCTGGAGCTGGTCGATACGCTGCAGGTGGACCTGGTGGTGCTGGCGCGCTACATGCAGATCCTGTCGGCGGACCTGTGCCGGGCGCTGGCGGGCCGGGCCATCAATATCCATCACAGCTTCCTGCCCAGCTTCAAGGGCGCGCGGCCCTATCACCAGGCGCACCAGCGCGGCGTGAAGATCATCGGCGCGACCGCGCACTACGTCACGCCGGACCTGGATGAAGGTCCCATCATCGAGCAGGACATCGAACGCGTCGACCACACCATGTCGGCGCAGGACCTGACCCAGGTGGGCAGCGACGTGGAATCGCTGGTGCTGGCGCGCGCGGTGCGCAGCCATGTGGAGCACCGCATCCTGCTGAACGGCAACCGCACGGTCGTGTTCCGCTAG
- a CDS encoding NAD(P)/FAD-dependent oxidoreductase codes for MGTDIDCVVIGAGVVGLAIARALAMAGREVLVAEAAEGIGTGTSSRNSEVIHAGIYYPAGSLKAELCVRGKHLLYAYCAERGIPHRRLGKLIVATDAAQAAMLDDIARRAAANGVEDLQRLTGDQAMRMEPALSCTAALLSPSTGIVDSHALMLAYQGDAENTGAQCVFHTPLLSGGVRAQGGFDLRFGGDDAMALSCSTLINAAGLHAPALARTIAGVPADSVPTAYLCKGSYFTLAGRAPFSRLIYPVPQHAGLGVHLTLDMGGQAKFGPDTEWIAREDYTLDPRRADVFYDAVRSYWPGLPDGALAPGYTGIRPKISGPQEPAADFAIVGPAQHGVPGLVNLFGIESPGLTASLAIAERTLAALRDRA; via the coding sequence ATGGGCACCGATATCGATTGCGTCGTGATCGGCGCGGGCGTCGTGGGCCTGGCCATCGCCCGCGCGCTCGCGATGGCGGGACGGGAAGTCCTGGTGGCCGAGGCCGCCGAAGGCATAGGCACGGGCACCAGCTCGCGCAATTCGGAAGTCATCCACGCGGGCATCTACTATCCGGCCGGCAGCCTGAAGGCCGAGCTCTGCGTGCGCGGCAAGCACCTGCTGTACGCCTACTGCGCCGAGCGCGGGATTCCGCACCGGCGGCTGGGCAAGCTGATCGTCGCGACGGACGCGGCGCAAGCCGCCATGCTGGACGACATCGCGCGGCGCGCGGCGGCCAACGGCGTCGAGGATCTGCAACGCCTGACAGGCGACCAGGCGATGCGCATGGAGCCCGCGCTCAGCTGCACGGCGGCGCTACTGTCGCCGTCGACCGGCATCGTCGACAGCCATGCGTTGATGCTGGCCTATCAGGGCGATGCGGAAAACACCGGCGCCCAGTGCGTATTCCATACGCCCCTGCTGTCCGGTGGCGTACGGGCGCAAGGCGGTTTCGACCTGCGCTTCGGCGGCGACGACGCCATGGCGCTGTCCTGCTCGACGCTGATCAACGCGGCGGGCCTGCATGCGCCCGCGCTGGCACGCACGATCGCCGGCGTCCCCGCCGACAGCGTCCCGACCGCCTACCTTTGCAAGGGCAGCTATTTCACCCTGGCGGGACGCGCGCCCTTTTCGCGGCTGATCTATCCGGTGCCCCAACATGCCGGACTGGGCGTGCACCTGACGCTGGACATGGGCGGCCAGGCCAAGTTCGGCCCCGACACCGAATGGATAGCGCGGGAAGACTACACGCTGGACCCGCGCCGCGCGGATGTGTTCTACGATGCGGTGCGCAGCTACTGGCCCGGCTTGCCGGATGGCGCGCTGGCGCCGGGTTATACCGGTATCCGTCCCAAGATTTCCGGTCCGCAGGAACCTGCGGCCGACTTCGCCATCGTGGGACCGGCGCAGCACGGCGTGCCTGGCCTGGTGAACCTGTTCGGCATCGAATCGCCCGGATTGACCGCCAGCCTGGCGATCGCGGAGCGCACGCTGGCCGCGCTGCGGGACCGGGCCTGA
- a CDS encoding flavin reductase family protein: MSASAPDFDAGYFRTALGRFATGVTVVTANGPDGKPLGLTVSSFNSVSLEPPLVLWSLSASSGSRDAFMRCERYVVNVLSADQLDLAQRFARGSVLERYAGMRDVYAPGGTRMLDEHCAAWFECYNRSRYEEGDHIIMVGQVEHCGHSGALPLVYHAGGFDLTPDRATTERG; this comes from the coding sequence ATGTCCGCATCCGCTCCCGATTTCGACGCCGGCTATTTCCGCACCGCGCTGGGCCGCTTCGCGACCGGCGTGACCGTGGTCACGGCCAATGGGCCGGACGGCAAGCCGCTGGGCCTGACGGTCAGCTCCTTCAACTCCGTTTCACTGGAACCGCCGCTGGTGCTGTGGAGCCTGTCGGCGTCGTCCGGATCACGCGACGCCTTCATGCGCTGCGAACGCTATGTGGTCAACGTGCTGAGCGCCGACCAACTGGACCTGGCGCAACGCTTCGCGCGCGGAAGCGTGCTGGAGCGGTATGCGGGCATGCGCGACGTCTACGCGCCGGGCGGCACCCGCATGCTGGACGAGCACTGCGCGGCCTGGTTCGAATGCTACAACCGCAGCCGCTATGAAGAAGGCGATCACATCATCATGGTGGGACAGGTAGAGCATTGCGGCCATAGCGGCGCCCTGCCCCTGGTCTATCACGCCGGCGGCTTCGACCTGACGCCGGACCGCGCCACGACGGAAAGAGGGTAG
- the pdxH gene encoding pyridoxamine 5'-phosphate oxidase, producing the protein MSLADLRQSYEKKVLLESDAAASPFDQFSTWFDEALAAQVPEPNAMTLATVDERGHPSARIVLIKGADPRGFVFYTNYESRKGRELAANPRASLLFFWQALERQVRIEGTIEKTSAEESDTYFHSRPLGSRLGACASHQSQPATRENLEAALRDCEQRYGDAPPRPDYWGGYRLVPDRFEFWQGRPSRLHDRLVYEPDGSGDGKSWRIVRLSP; encoded by the coding sequence ATGTCCCTTGCAGATCTGCGCCAAAGCTACGAAAAGAAAGTCCTGCTCGAAAGCGACGCCGCCGCTTCGCCTTTCGATCAGTTTTCCACCTGGTTCGACGAGGCGCTCGCCGCCCAGGTGCCCGAACCCAACGCCATGACCCTGGCCACCGTCGACGAACGCGGCCATCCGTCGGCGCGCATCGTGTTGATCAAGGGCGCGGATCCACGCGGTTTCGTTTTCTACACCAATTACGAATCGCGCAAGGGCCGGGAACTGGCGGCCAATCCGCGCGCCAGCCTGCTCTTCTTCTGGCAAGCGCTGGAACGGCAGGTCCGCATCGAAGGCACGATCGAAAAAACGTCGGCCGAAGAATCCGACACCTACTTCCACAGCCGGCCCCTGGGGTCGCGGCTGGGCGCCTGCGCCTCGCACCAAAGCCAGCCGGCCACGCGGGAAAACCTGGAAGCCGCCTTGCGCGATTGCGAACAGCGCTACGGCGATGCGCCGCCCCGTCCGGACTACTGGGGCGGCTACCGCCTGGTGCCGGATCGCTTCGAATTCTGGCAAGGCCGCCCGTCGCGCCTGCACGACCGGCTGGTCTACGAACCGGACGGCAGCGGCGACGGCAAGTCCTGGCGCATCGTCAGGTTGTCGCCCTGA
- a CDS encoding gamma-glutamylcyclotransferase, which produces MPEPKTPAEIPFRLWTPEERQASMEDALRHRRPDEDVWIFGYGSLIWRPEFEYVERRLATLHGYHRALCLWSRVNRGTPESPGLVFGLDRGGSCRGVVYRMDSAQVPTFFPQLWKREMTTGAYLPRWLSCATDDGPVKGLVFVMDRSGPAYIPALPEEEILAIVRRASGHYGPCIDYVMQTAEALHQSGIHDRRLMRVARLLAAQRHTLPDS; this is translated from the coding sequence ATGCCTGAGCCGAAAACGCCCGCCGAGATACCGTTCCGCCTGTGGACGCCAGAAGAGCGCCAGGCGTCGATGGAAGACGCGCTGCGGCATCGGCGGCCGGACGAGGACGTCTGGATCTTTGGCTACGGCTCGCTGATCTGGCGCCCGGAATTCGAGTATGTGGAAAGACGGCTTGCCACCCTGCACGGCTACCACCGCGCCCTGTGCCTGTGGTCGCGCGTCAACCGCGGCACGCCGGAATCGCCGGGGCTGGTGTTCGGCCTGGACCGTGGCGGTTCATGCCGCGGCGTGGTGTACCGGATGGACAGCGCCCAGGTCCCGACATTTTTCCCGCAGCTCTGGAAACGCGAAATGACCACCGGCGCCTACCTGCCGCGCTGGCTGTCCTGCGCCACGGACGACGGCCCGGTCAAAGGACTGGTGTTCGTCATGGACCGCAGCGGACCGGCCTATATCCCCGCCTTGCCCGAGGAAGAAATCCTGGCCATCGTGCGGCGCGCCAGTGGCCACTACGGCCCGTGCATCGATTACGTCATGCAGACCGCGGAGGCGCTGCATCAGTCCGGCATCCACGACCGTCGGCTGATGCGCGTGGCGCGCCTGCTGGCGGCGCAGCGCCACACCTTGCCGGATAGCTGA
- a CDS encoding MFS transporter: MPQSDSSPSIAPIAASASGAVSLCLINMMNHVALTGGRVTVSLSALHIGLSTFTVGVLIAVFAILPMVFSVKAGRWIDKVGTRRPMVIGTAILAVGTLVPALVSTRMSLLFASCCLGVGFMLHQVATQNVLGQVRTEERLRNFSWMSIALAASGFCGPLVGGFAIDHLGGGAAFALLAAGPLGAATGLYRLRRHLPRKRQRRGEPPQLEQRRVTELLASPPLRRILLVNTILSGAWDSHLFIVPLFGVAIGLSATTIGIVLAAFSAATFLIRLALPLIQRRVRSWTLIRVAMGTAAADFMIYPFFTDVAILIGLSFALGLALGSSQPSILALLHQHCPPGRAAESVGLRMALINGSQVSLPLTFGALGAVIGIAPLFWAYALALAAAGWLNRMPPAGSDGNA; encoded by the coding sequence GTGCCACAGTCCGATTCTTCCCCCTCGATCGCGCCGATTGCCGCTTCCGCCTCAGGAGCCGTGTCGCTGTGCCTGATCAATATGATGAATCACGTGGCGTTGACGGGCGGGCGTGTAACCGTTTCCCTCAGCGCCCTGCATATCGGGCTGTCCACTTTCACGGTGGGCGTACTTATCGCCGTTTTCGCCATACTTCCCATGGTTTTCTCGGTGAAAGCCGGGAGATGGATAGACAAGGTAGGCACCCGGCGGCCCATGGTCATCGGTACGGCGATACTGGCGGTCGGGACGCTCGTGCCGGCACTGGTTTCCACGCGGATGTCGCTGCTGTTTGCCTCGTGCTGCCTGGGCGTGGGCTTCATGCTGCATCAGGTGGCCACCCAGAACGTCCTCGGCCAGGTGCGCACGGAAGAGCGCCTGCGCAACTTTTCATGGATGTCGATCGCGCTGGCCGCCTCGGGCTTCTGCGGTCCGCTGGTGGGCGGTTTCGCGATCGACCACCTGGGCGGGGGCGCGGCCTTCGCGCTGCTGGCCGCGGGCCCGCTGGGGGCGGCGACCGGCCTGTATCGTCTGCGACGCCATCTGCCGCGCAAGCGGCAACGGCGGGGCGAGCCGCCCCAACTGGAGCAGCGGCGGGTGACCGAACTGCTGGCTTCGCCGCCATTGCGACGCATCCTGCTGGTCAACACCATCCTGTCGGGCGCCTGGGACAGCCATCTGTTCATCGTGCCGCTGTTCGGCGTCGCGATCGGGCTGTCCGCGACGACAATAGGCATCGTTCTCGCTGCCTTCTCGGCCGCAACTTTCCTCATTCGCCTGGCTTTGCCGCTCATCCAGCGGCGAGTGCGCTCCTGGACCCTGATCCGCGTCGCCATGGGCACGGCGGCGGCGGACTTCATGATTTACCCGTTTTTCACCGACGTAGCCATCCTGATCGGGCTGTCTTTCGCCCTCGGCCTGGCTCTAGGGTCCAGCCAGCCCAGCATCCTGGCATTGTTGCATCAGCATTGCCCGCCGGGCCGCGCGGCCGAGTCGGTCGGCCTGCGCATGGCGTTGATCAACGGGTCCCAGGTGTCCCTGCCGCTGACCTTCGGCGCCCTGGGCGCCGTCATCGGCATCGCGCCCCTGTTCTGGGCCTACGCCCTGGCCCTGGCCGCGGCTGGATGGTTGAACCGTATGCCGCCGGCCGGGTCGGATGGTAATGCCTGA